A genomic region of Thermoanaerobaculia bacterium contains the following coding sequences:
- the hemH gene encoding ferrochelatase, with product MTDRAVLFLQLGGPETLADVRGFLYRLFADPEVIRVRSGILRKAIAASIAVTRAGTSKRMYVAIGGGSPIRRLTDEQSAGVEAILRGRGRDVVVRTAMTCSRPLVEDVVRDLSAAGCRRFLAFPLYPQYSLTTTKGALDRSREAVRRFAPGAALIEAGSFPADPGFVESHAVLIRRELARFPDPSPAATFILFSAHSIPKKLVTEANDPYEREIGQTVAAIGSALDPGSRTGLAYQSKLGPVEWLGPQTIEVLGELGRKGEKQVLVVPIAFVTDHIETLYEIDQLFARAAAAAGIACFRRTPGLNAHPAFLEALASMIDAREELWR from the coding sequence ATGACGGACCGTGCCGTCCTTTTCCTCCAGCTGGGCGGGCCGGAAACGCTCGCCGACGTGCGGGGTTTCCTGTACCGGCTCTTCGCCGATCCGGAGGTGATCCGCGTTCGTTCGGGGATCCTGAGGAAGGCGATCGCCGCGTCGATTGCGGTCACCCGCGCCGGCACGTCGAAGCGGATGTACGTCGCGATCGGCGGCGGTTCGCCGATCCGCCGGCTCACCGACGAGCAGTCGGCGGGGGTCGAGGCGATTCTCCGCGGGCGGGGGCGCGACGTCGTCGTCCGGACGGCCATGACGTGCTCGCGGCCGCTCGTCGAGGACGTCGTGCGGGACCTGTCCGCCGCCGGGTGCCGGCGTTTCCTCGCCTTCCCGCTCTACCCGCAGTACTCGCTGACGACGACCAAGGGGGCCCTCGACCGGTCGCGAGAGGCGGTGCGGCGGTTCGCGCCCGGGGCGGCGCTCATCGAAGCGGGCTCCTTCCCGGCGGATCCGGGGTTCGTCGAATCGCACGCCGTCCTGATTCGCCGCGAGCTCGCGCGGTTTCCGGACCCGTCTCCGGCGGCGACCTTCATCCTGTTCTCCGCGCACTCGATTCCGAAGAAGCTCGTGACCGAGGCGAACGACCCGTACGAGCGAGAGATCGGACAGACCGTCGCGGCGATCGGCTCGGCGCTCGACCCGGGGAGCCGCACCGGGCTCGCCTACCAGTCGAAGCTCGGCCCCGTCGAATGGCTCGGGCCGCAGACGATCGAGGTGCTCGGGGAGCTCGGGCGGAAGGGGGAGAAGCAGGTCCTCGTCGTCCCGATCGCCTTCGTGACGGACCACATCGAGACGCTCTACGAGATCGACCAGCTTTTCGCCCGCGCGGCGGCGGCGGCGGGCATCGCGTGCTTCCGCCGGACGCCCGGACTGAACGCGCACCCGGCGTTTCTCGAGGCGCTGGCGTCGATGATC